Part of the Acidimicrobiales bacterium genome, CAGGGCTGCCGGTTCGGCGGTCATCGCCCGGGCGATGCCGACCAGGCGCATGGCCCCGTGGGGCAGTGCGGAGGGCCGCTGCTCGAGGTACTGGTCGAGGCCCAGCTCCTCGATCACCTCGCGCATGACCGGCGTGTCCCGCCGGCGCCCAGGTCGCACCAGGTCGACGAAGTACCGGCCGGCCTGCTGGCTGTCGGCCGCCACGAGCAGGTTCTCGTGCACGGTCATCTCCTCGAACAGCTCCATCTGCTGCCACGAGCGGACGAGGCCGGAGCGGGCGCGGCGCTCGGGCGTCCAGCCGTCGATCGCCCGATCGTCGACCAGCACCTCGCCGGACGTCTGCCGCGTGAAGCCGGTGAGGATGTCGAGCATCGTGGTCTTGCCGGCACCGTTGGGCCCGATGAGGCCGACGACCTCGCCCGGAGCGACGGTCAGGCTGACGTCGTCGAGGGCGACGATGCCGCCGAACCGCATGGTCACGCCCCGGGCCGCCACGGTCACGGGCTCGCGTCGGGGGCGGGGCGGTGCCAGAGGTGGGGCCGGACGTCGGAACCGGCGACCCAGTCGGTCCATCAGCGGGCCGTACACCCGCGCCTGGAGCGACGCGAGCCCGTCGGGCGACGTCCTCAGCATGGAGATCACCAGCACCCCGGACACCATCAGCATCCAGCTGTTGATGTCGGGCACCGTGTCGAACAGCTCGTTGATGACCTTGGTGTTGAAGCCGCCCGGCGACATCGTGCCGCCCAGCAGCGCCCCCGACGCCCAGCCGATCCCGCCCAGCACCGCGTAGAGGACGACCGTGATCGACCCGAAGACGTTGAACCCGGTGTAGTCGACCGACGTCGTGCGGAAGGCCAGCAGGATCCCACCGGTGGCGGCCAGGCCGGCGGCCAGCCCGAAGGCGTAGAGCTTGGCCCCGTAGATGCCGACGCCGAGGGACGCCGCGGCCCGCTCGTTCGAGCGCACCGCCAGCAGCCGCCGGCCGCTCGCCCCCCGGCGGACGTTGGCCACCATCAGGCCCAGCACCACGAACACCGCCAGGACGAACAGCGCGTAGCGGCCGGGGTTGCCCACGGGGTCGAGGTCGAGCCCGAGGAAGCTGGGCGTGTCGACCTTGGTCCCCTCCAGTCCGCCGGTCAACGACGAGTTGAAGAAGACGATCGACTCCAGCATCAGCGCCAGGCCGAGGGTCACCACCGCCAGGTTGACGCCCCGGGTCCGCAGCGCCGGGAGGGCGATGACCAGCCCGAGGGCCACGGTGGCGGCGATCCCCAGCACCAGCCCCCACTCGAACGGGATGCCGTGAGCCGACACCGTGCGCCCGGCCACCCAGGCGCCGAACCCGCCGAGGGCGAACTGGCACAGCGAGAGCTGGCCGGCGAAGCCGGTGAGCACCACGATCGACAGGATCACGATGCCGCTGGCGAAGGACAGCACGAAGGCCGTGGCCCAATCGTCGGCCACGCTGAGGACGACCACCGTGCTCAGCACCAGGGCAGCACCCAGGAGCGGCAACCGGACCTGGCCGGTGCCGGGCATCGGCAGGCGCGTCAGCATGTCCTGACGGGAGGGACGGGCCCTCCCGCTGACCACCGTCACC contains:
- a CDS encoding branched-chain amino acid ABC transporter permease/ATP-binding protein — protein: MGTLATGFMSEATVRFAVLGMATGSLYALVALGINLVYRASGILNFAASAIGAISAFLFFTLRDEHGWNWLVALLAALVSGIGLGALTQVLVMQGLRRASLLTKLIATLGLMTAAQGFIDITWTSNKGQVDSFLPTDLVEFTDQIVITKERLVIIGLVVVLATVLRLVYTKTLFGLATSAVAESGRVAAAGGWSPSRIELVNFAVAGLLSAAAAILIAPIVGLNANIISLMIMSALAAALVGRFSSFALTVAAALVIGIIQAELSFFQPDLARWLDVQPNSLGGLPQSVPLLIVIVVTVVSGRARPSRQDMLTRLPMPGTGQVRLPLLGAALVLSTVVVLSVADDWATAFVLSFASGIVILSIVVLTGFAGQLSLCQFALGGFGAWVAGRTVSAHGIPFEWGLVLGIAATVALGLVIALPALRTRGVNLAVVTLGLALMLESIVFFNSSLTGGLEGTKVDTPSFLGLDLDPVGNPGRYALFVLAVFVVLGLMVANVRRGASGRRLLAVRSNERAAASLGVGIYGAKLYAFGLAAGLAATGGILLAFRTTSVDYTGFNVFGSITVVLYAVLGGIGWASGALLGGTMSPGGFNTKVINELFDTVPDINSWMLMVSGVLVISMLRTSPDGLASLQARVYGPLMDRLGRRFRRPAPPLAPPRPRREPVTVAARGVTMRFGGIVALDDVSLTVAPGEVVGLIGPNGAGKTTMLDILTGFTRQTSGEVLVDDRAIDGWTPERRARSGLVRSWQQMELFEEMTVHENLLVAADSQQAGRYFVDLVRPGRRRDTPVMREVIEELGLDQYLEQRPSALPHGAMRLVGIARAMTAEPAALFLDEPAAGLSDRESEELGRAIRRIAARQGIPILVVEHDVPLLMATCDRIVVLDFGRLIAEGTPEEIARHPEVVRAYLGEPMAAEPAVELSVDEIDQEVPVT